In Ferviditalea candida, the DNA window GATGCGATTGGGGACTTGCCAGATCCGGTGGAAAACGAGTCGGTTATGTTGAACCATACGCTGTCCAATCCCCGCCCGGTATCAATGGATAATCGCTTGAGGAATGCCGGAAAAGGCGTGGCGATGTTCGATTGCAAGGTGCAGGATTGGGAGCGGCCGTGCAAAACGGTCACCGCGCATTTGTCAAAAGATGTCGATCTCGCCCATCCCGGATCGCCGCCCAATCATGAGGGTCACTTGTTTGACAATGTGCGGAAGCAGGGGAGATATGATCAGGAAAATCGCGCAGCGGGATGGGACGATCCTTCCTTTACGATTACCGCGCACAACCGTTCGGCGGGGCTGCATCCTAACCACGGGCCTGTGCCTACGGATCCGGCGCACATACTGAAGCTCGTTTCGCAAGCGGCTGCGGACGGGGTCATTCCGCAGGAAGCTTTGAAAGCGGCCATGCCTGCGCGGGTCGGGGGGTTAAAGGGACGTCAAAAAGTCGGTTCGTGGCAAAAGCCCAATCCGACGATTACGGCGAATGCCGGATTTTACGCCGGAGCGTATTATCACCCGGAGGTGGCCCGGCCTCGGCGTTTTACGGTGCGCGAGTGCGCCCGTATCCAGTCGTTCCCGGACTCGTTCGTCTTCTACGGCAGCTTGAGCGCACAGTACCGGCAGGTCGGAAATGCGGTGCCGCCCAAGCTGGCTTATGCGTTGGCATGCCAAATCGCCAAGGCGTTAAGAGAAGGGGGATTTGCATAAGCCAGTGCTTGCTCTTTATTGAACGATGGCGGTCAGTTTGAAAATCGTGCAAGTGCATACAAGGGAGGAAATTTCATGCTGAAAAGTCCGATTCGCTGGCAAGGCGGCAAGTCGCGACTTCGCGAGGACATCATACGCCGGTTTCCGCCGCATGTGCTGTATGCCGAGGTATTCGGCGGCGGCGGTTGGGTGTTGTTCGGAAAAGAACGATCGAAAGTGGAAGTGTTCGCCGATATTAATGCGGAACTTGTAAATTTTTTCAGAGTCATTCAGGAAAATTGGGAAGAACTCGCCAAAAGGTTTGAGTGGGCGTTGTATGCCCGAGATGAATTCGTGCGCATCTTGAACCGG includes these proteins:
- a CDS encoding DNA cytosine methyltransferase, producing MQDNQGFSFAGNHDPDDVRNRLPYEYARLLSEVQPAFFLMENVKGLLSKKQRIHFDAIHELFSAAGYRLDWRLINAWDHGIAQTRERVFIIGFRADLDVAFEWPPPDPSRPVLRDAIGDLPDPVENESVMLNHTLSNPRPVSMDNRLRNAGKGVAMFDCKVQDWERPCKTVTAHLSKDVDLAHPGSPPNHEGHLFDNVRKQGRYDQENRAAGWDDPSFTITAHNRSAGLHPNHGPVPTDPAHILKLVSQAAADGVIPQEALKAAMPARVGGLKGRQKVGSWQKPNPTITANAGFYAGAYYHPEVARPRRFTVRECARIQSFPDSFVFYGSLSAQYRQVGNAVPPKLAYALACQIAKALREGGFA